From Candidatus Pedobacter colombiensis, one genomic window encodes:
- the lpxD gene encoding UDP-3-O-(3-hydroxymyristoyl)glucosamine N-acyltransferase yields the protein MQFTAKQISEFIDGTIEGDDNAKVSELSKIENGKTGSLCFLSNPKYENYLYQTNASVVIVGKDFVPSQKVSSTLIRVADPYSAFSVLLDKYNEVVNQSNTQTGIEQPSFIHPSAKIGKNVFIGAFSYVSENVEIGDGSKISAQVFIGADSVLGKNCSIFPGVKIYNRSVLGNNITIHSNSVIGSDGFGFAPQTDGTYAKIAQIGNVVIEDDVEIGANTAIDRATMGSTFIRKGVKLDNLIQIAHNVDVGEHSVVAAQTGISGSSKLGGKSVIGGQVGIAGHLSLAKGTQVGAQTGINFNITEENKQWHGTPAQPLRDWMRASVIFKQLPSVEKRIADLEAKIRELNLIIEQNSTISNNNER from the coding sequence ATGCAATTTACTGCCAAGCAGATAAGTGAGTTTATAGATGGGACCATTGAAGGCGACGATAACGCTAAGGTTAGCGAGCTTTCTAAAATAGAAAATGGTAAGACTGGTTCTTTATGCTTTTTATCTAACCCTAAGTACGAGAACTATTTATACCAGACAAATGCTTCAGTAGTAATTGTTGGAAAAGACTTTGTGCCTTCACAAAAGGTAAGCAGCACCTTAATTCGGGTTGCTGATCCTTACAGTGCTTTTTCTGTTTTACTTGACAAGTACAATGAGGTAGTTAACCAGAGTAATACACAAACCGGGATTGAACAGCCTTCTTTTATCCATCCTTCAGCAAAAATTGGGAAAAATGTATTTATAGGTGCGTTTTCCTATGTGTCTGAAAATGTGGAGATTGGTGATGGCAGTAAAATTTCGGCTCAGGTATTTATTGGAGCCGATAGTGTTTTAGGGAAAAACTGCAGCATTTTTCCAGGAGTAAAGATCTACAATCGATCGGTTTTGGGGAATAATATCACGATCCACTCCAACAGTGTAATTGGTAGTGATGGATTTGGATTTGCCCCTCAGACAGATGGAACGTACGCTAAAATTGCGCAGATTGGCAATGTGGTGATTGAGGATGATGTAGAGATTGGTGCCAATACGGCCATCGATAGGGCGACTATGGGTTCTACTTTCATTAGAAAGGGCGTTAAGCTCGACAATCTGATCCAGATTGCACACAATGTTGATGTAGGTGAGCACAGTGTTGTTGCAGCGCAAACCGGTATTTCGGGTAGTTCAAAATTGGGCGGGAAGTCTGTTATTGGCGGCCAGGTTGGTATTGCGGGACATCTTTCATTAGCCAAAGGAACGCAGGTTGGTGCCCAGACCGGAATAAATTTTAATATAACTGAAGAAAATAAACAGTGGCATGGCACTCCTGCTCAGCCATTAAGAGATTGGATGCGGGCTTCTGTAATTTTTAAGCAGTTGCCAAGCGTTGAAAAAAGAATAGCAGACCTGGAAGCAAAAATCAGGGAGCTTAACTTGATCATCGAACAAAACAGTACAATATCAAATAATAATGAACGTTAA
- a CDS encoding HD domain-containing protein, which yields MNKKKIINDPVYGFINIPSEIIFDLISHPYFQRLRYIKQLGMTHLVYPGALHTRFHHALGAMHLMSLAIEVLRGKGHEITAAEEEAATIAILLHDIGHGPFSHALEHTLVNEIKHEDISMMMMEKLNEEFGGRLTLAINIFKGDYAKAFLPQLVSSQLDLDRMDYLNRDSFFTGVSEGVISFDRIIKMFNVLDNQLVIEEKGIYSIEKFLIARRLMYWQVYLHKTVIAGEMLLVKLLERAKYLAGNGETLFATPALQHFLKNEITEPEFFSSEEHLLQFSKLDDQDIFASVKVWVDHPDRILSELCRMLTQRNLYKVEISNEVPDENRVKDLRERTAAFLNLNETDVCYFVFTDMIRNRAYNAGSGNINILLKNNTIIDIAKASDLSNLESLDKTVKKHILCYPRII from the coding sequence TTGAACAAAAAGAAAATCATAAATGATCCGGTATATGGCTTCATAAATATCCCTTCTGAAATCATATTTGATCTGATCTCTCATCCATATTTTCAAAGGCTCAGGTATATTAAGCAATTGGGAATGACTCATCTTGTCTATCCCGGCGCTTTGCACACCAGGTTTCATCACGCTTTAGGTGCTATGCACTTGATGAGTTTGGCGATTGAGGTGCTTAGAGGGAAGGGGCATGAAATTACTGCTGCTGAAGAAGAGGCTGCCACAATTGCCATTTTGCTACATGATATTGGTCACGGGCCTTTTTCTCACGCGCTGGAGCATACCCTGGTTAACGAGATTAAACATGAAGATATTTCCATGATGATGATGGAAAAGTTGAATGAGGAATTTGGAGGCCGGTTAACTTTGGCGATTAATATTTTTAAGGGTGATTATGCCAAAGCTTTTCTTCCGCAACTGGTTTCCAGTCAGCTGGATCTTGACCGAATGGATTACCTGAACCGGGATAGCTTTTTTACTGGCGTAAGCGAGGGGGTCATTAGTTTCGACAGGATCATTAAGATGTTTAATGTGCTGGATAATCAACTGGTGATTGAGGAGAAGGGGATTTATTCGATAGAAAAGTTTTTGATTGCCAGGAGGTTGATGTACTGGCAAGTGTACTTACACAAAACGGTGATTGCCGGGGAGATGCTGCTGGTGAAGCTTTTAGAAAGGGCAAAGTACCTGGCCGGAAATGGCGAAACGTTATTTGCAACACCCGCATTGCAGCACTTTTTAAAAAATGAGATTACTGAGCCGGAATTCTTTTCTTCGGAGGAGCACCTGTTGCAGTTTTCGAAGTTAGATGATCAGGATATTTTTGCCTCGGTGAAGGTATGGGTAGATCATCCTGACAGGATTTTATCGGAGCTTTGTCGCATGCTGACGCAAAGGAACTTATATAAGGTGGAAATCAGTAATGAGGTTCCTGATGAAAATAGGGTAAAAGATTTGAGGGAAAGAACAGCGGCTTTTTTAAATCTAAATGAAACGGACGTATGTTATTTTGTATTTACGGATATGATTAGAAACAGAGCTTATAATGCCGGTAGTGGCAATATTAATATTCTGTTGAAAAACAATACAATTATCGATATTGCAAAAGCATCGGATTTATCTAACTTAGAATCTTTAGATAAGACTGTAAAGAAACATATACTCTGCTATCCCCGAATTATTTAG
- a CDS encoding bifunctional response regulator/alkaline phosphatase family protein: MQETKILWADDEINLLKPHILLLNEKGYHVTTYTNGNDALEAFGKEHFDLVFLDENMPGMSGLETLSAIKNIRNDVPVVLITKSEEENLMEDAIGSKIDDYLIKPVNPKQVLLTIKKLIDNKRLVSAKTSMAYQQDFRRLGMTLNDKLSYEEWVDVYKKLVFWELELEKLDDPQMHEILTMQKSEANAQFSKFIEDHYLSWVNGKGKAPLLSNELLKKKVFPLINSTTPVFFILIDNLRYDQWRIINPLITEYFRMDDEDIYTSILPTATQYARNAIFSGLMPLEMEKRFPGLWQNDDDEGGKNMHEGTFLADQIKRNLRKDCKFSYNKILTYDDGKALNEQINNLMQNEFNAIVYNFVDMLSHARTDMQMIRELANDDAAYRSLTLSWFEHSPLMDLLKKISQKRVKLIITTDHGTIRVKHPSKVIGDRNTNTNLRYKQGRNLNFNAKEVFLIKNPHEAQLPKINISSNYIFAKEDRYFVYQNNYNQFVNYYNETFQHGGISLEEMIIPIATYSSR; this comes from the coding sequence ATGCAAGAGACTAAGATTTTATGGGCAGATGATGAGATCAACTTATTAAAACCGCATATATTGCTATTAAATGAAAAAGGATATCATGTAACCACATATACCAACGGTAATGATGCCCTTGAAGCATTCGGGAAAGAGCATTTTGATTTGGTTTTTCTGGATGAAAATATGCCGGGGATGAGTGGACTGGAGACCCTTAGTGCCATAAAAAATATCAGAAATGATGTGCCTGTGGTGCTCATCACCAAAAGCGAAGAAGAAAACCTGATGGAAGATGCCATAGGTTCTAAAATAGACGATTACCTGATTAAACCAGTGAACCCTAAACAGGTATTACTGACCATTAAAAAGCTCATCGACAACAAGCGTCTGGTTAGCGCAAAAACATCAATGGCATATCAGCAGGACTTTAGACGCCTGGGAATGACGCTAAATGACAAGTTAAGTTATGAAGAATGGGTAGACGTATACAAAAAGCTGGTATTCTGGGAGCTTGAGCTGGAAAAACTGGACGATCCACAAATGCATGAGATCCTGACCATGCAAAAGTCGGAAGCCAATGCACAGTTTTCTAAATTTATTGAAGACCATTACCTAAGCTGGGTAAACGGCAAAGGGAAGGCCCCTCTGTTATCTAATGAGTTACTAAAAAAGAAGGTATTCCCATTAATCAACAGCACCACCCCTGTTTTCTTTATCCTGATTGATAACCTTCGGTACGATCAATGGCGCATCATTAATCCATTAATTACCGAGTACTTTAGGATGGATGACGAAGATATCTATACTAGTATCCTTCCTACGGCAACGCAATACGCACGAAATGCTATATTCTCAGGCCTGATGCCTTTGGAAATGGAAAAACGCTTCCCGGGATTGTGGCAGAATGATGATGACGAGGGCGGAAAAAACATGCATGAGGGCACTTTTCTTGCTGATCAGATCAAAAGGAATCTACGTAAGGACTGCAAATTTAGCTATAACAAAATCCTGACTTATGATGACGGAAAGGCCTTGAATGAGCAAATCAACAACTTAATGCAAAACGAGTTTAATGCCATTGTTTACAATTTTGTTGACATGCTTTCACATGCCCGTACCGATATGCAAATGATTCGCGAGTTGGCTAATGATGATGCAGCCTATCGCTCATTAACGCTTTCCTGGTTCGAACACTCGCCATTGATGGATTTGCTTAAAAAGATTTCACAGAAACGGGTTAAATTAATCATTACAACCGACCATGGTACCATCAGGGTTAAACACCCAAGTAAAGTAATCGGCGACAGAAATACCAATACCAACCTGCGTTATAAACAGGGGAGAAACCTTAATTTCAATGCAAAAGAAGTCTTCCTGATTAAAAACCCTCATGAAGCCCAATTGCCTAAAATAAACATCAGCTCTAACTACATTTTTGCGAAGGAAGACCGCTATTTTGTTTATCAGAACAACTATAACCAGTTTGTAAACTATTACAATGAGACTTTTCAACATGGCGGCATTTCTTTGGAAGAAATGATTATACCTATTGCAACCTACAGTTCGAGGTAG
- the tsaE gene encoding tRNA (adenosine(37)-N6)-threonylcarbamoyltransferase complex ATPase subunit type 1 TsaE, with translation MENIKIEVNGLDGLENAAKKIVTRTQDDHIFIFEGEMGAGKTTLIKALAKELGVTKVVSSPTFSIVNEYDAQGKVIYHFDFYRIKNLQEAYDIGYEEYFYSGNICFIEWPEKIEPLLPQHYVKIEISVQNENDRILSISKI, from the coding sequence ATGGAAAATATAAAAATTGAAGTTAATGGGCTCGATGGTCTTGAAAATGCGGCTAAAAAAATTGTAACACGTACGCAGGACGACCACATCTTTATTTTTGAAGGAGAAATGGGCGCAGGAAAAACTACTTTAATCAAGGCTTTGGCCAAAGAACTAGGAGTAACCAAAGTGGTTAGCAGTCCAACATTTTCTATTGTAAATGAATACGACGCCCAAGGGAAGGTAATTTATCATTTTGATTTTTACAGGATTAAAAACCTTCAGGAAGCTTATGATATTGGTTACGAAGAATATTTTTACTCAGGAAATATCTGTTTTATAGAATGGCCGGAGAAAATTGAGCCTCTTTTGCCTCAACATTATGTAAAAATAGAAATTTCGGTACAGAATGAAAATGACCGTATATTGTCAATTTCAAAAATTTAA
- a CDS encoding alanine dehydrogenase: MATGLREGMASIAQKGLIQPKEAMSEINKKTNSLYIGIPKEISFQENRIALTPLSVALLVNNGHKVIIETGAGVGANFSDNDYSEQGATISFNKKQVFEADIIVKIAPPTVEEIAMMHKGQTLISALQMGALKESYLKTLLNKKINAICFENLRDEGNILSVVRSMSEIVGATSILIAAEYLSNVTGGKGLMLGGFTGVPPTEIVILGAGTVGEYAARTAISLGAEVKVFDSSIYRLRRLQNNLGTRVFTSVMQPIVLSKAITTCDVVIGAIRATHGRSPCVVMEETVARMKPNSVIIDVSIDQGGCFETSQVTNHKDPVFRKHDVIHYCVPNIASRVPRTASYALTNIFTPILLDIGEMGGLMNVVWSTPGIREALYIYQGHLTSKDLANMFNLPYKDLDLLLAANQ, from the coding sequence ATGGCTACAGGATTACGCGAAGGTATGGCCTCCATTGCTCAGAAGGGTTTAATACAACCAAAAGAGGCAATGTCAGAGATAAATAAGAAGACCAACAGCTTGTACATTGGCATTCCAAAAGAAATCTCTTTTCAGGAAAACAGGATTGCGCTGACTCCTTTATCAGTTGCGCTCCTTGTAAACAACGGGCACAAAGTAATTATTGAAACCGGGGCCGGTGTAGGTGCAAATTTTTCTGATAATGATTATAGTGAGCAAGGGGCAACGATTAGCTTCAACAAAAAGCAGGTATTTGAAGCGGATATTATCGTAAAAATTGCCCCGCCAACTGTTGAGGAAATAGCCATGATGCACAAAGGGCAAACTTTAATTTCGGCCTTGCAGATGGGTGCACTTAAAGAATCATACCTGAAAACCCTCCTGAATAAAAAAATCAATGCCATCTGCTTTGAGAATCTGCGCGATGAAGGAAATATTTTAAGTGTAGTACGCTCAATGAGTGAAATTGTTGGAGCAACCTCAATTTTGATTGCTGCAGAATACCTAAGCAATGTAACCGGAGGAAAGGGTTTAATGCTAGGTGGCTTTACTGGTGTTCCACCAACGGAGATTGTTATTCTGGGAGCAGGAACAGTAGGCGAATATGCTGCCCGTACAGCGATATCATTAGGCGCGGAAGTCAAAGTGTTCGACAGCTCCATTTATCGCCTTAGACGCCTCCAAAACAACTTAGGAACACGGGTTTTTACTTCTGTAATGCAACCTATCGTATTGAGCAAAGCCATTACAACCTGCGATGTGGTGATTGGTGCCATTCGCGCTACCCATGGTAGAAGCCCTTGTGTAGTGATGGAAGAAACTGTTGCAAGAATGAAACCAAATTCAGTGATAATTGATGTTAGCATTGATCAGGGTGGTTGCTTTGAAACTTCACAAGTAACCAACCATAAAGATCCGGTATTTAGAAAGCACGATGTTATTCATTATTGTGTGCCAAATATTGCCTCCAGAGTACCTAGAACAGCCTCTTACGCCCTAACCAATATCTTTACCCCTATTTTGTTGGATATCGGTGAAATGGGTGGACTGATGAACGTCGTTTGGAGCACTCCCGGGATCAGAGAAGCGCTTTACATTTATCAGGGGCATTTAACCAGTAAAGATCTGGCCAATATGTTTAATCTACCCTATAAAGATCTCGATTTACTCCTGGCAGCTAACCAATAA
- a CDS encoding M15 family metallopeptidase, which yields MRWSIKKTILLLLVGCCLSVQAQKNKLNPFGLKVDSYTDYLDSCKKNTDYQLLEITKYVPGLVLDIKYATKDNFMKRVMYPQARAFARRPVVMQLKRVQAELKKKGYGLKIFDAYRPYSITVAFYKEASDKAFVANPNKGSRHNRGCAIDLTLIDLKSGQELKMPTPYDSFAPEAAVTYTNLPPQIIKNRQLLISTMQRYGFKVLENEWWHFDFTGWQAYDLMDISFQKL from the coding sequence ATGCGCTGGTCAATAAAAAAAACCATCCTGCTTTTATTGGTAGGCTGTTGTCTTTCTGTTCAGGCACAGAAAAACAAACTCAATCCTTTTGGACTGAAGGTGGACTCCTATACGGACTATTTAGACTCCTGCAAAAAGAATACAGATTATCAGCTTTTAGAAATTACAAAATATGTCCCAGGCCTTGTCCTCGACATCAAATACGCAACGAAAGATAATTTTATGAAGCGTGTAATGTACCCTCAGGCTCGTGCATTTGCCCGAAGGCCCGTGGTCATGCAACTAAAAAGAGTACAGGCGGAGCTTAAAAAGAAAGGCTATGGCCTAAAAATTTTCGATGCTTACCGTCCCTACAGCATAACAGTTGCTTTTTACAAGGAGGCCTCTGATAAAGCATTTGTTGCCAACCCAAACAAGGGCTCAAGACACAATCGAGGCTGTGCGATTGACCTCACCCTGATTGATTTGAAAAGTGGTCAGGAGCTTAAAATGCCAACTCCTTACGACAGTTTTGCACCCGAAGCTGCCGTTACTTATACCAATCTACCACCCCAAATTATAAAAAACAGGCAATTGTTAATCAGCACAATGCAGCGCTATGGCTTCAAGGTATTGGAAAATGAATGGTGGCATTTCGATTTTACGGGTTGGCAGGCCTATGATTTGATGGACATTTCCTTTCAAAAGCTATAA
- a CDS encoding D-alanyl-D-alanine carboxypeptidase, with amino-acid sequence MVRSKHKSIQLKNNNIKPIFFAAIIGMALSIGCSTEKRISKSLTKVFSSSPVLKQYYAGFALYDMTADRMLFEQHADQYFTPASNTKLYTFYAGLKMTPDSIPSLRYIERGDSLIFWGTGDPSFLQSKLKGTKAADFLRNSTKKLFYAPGRYTGNFYGSGWQWDDYNDYYQAEINELPLMDNLVDIRAKIGKLVISPAVLKDCFAMDSISEEKTFSVIRDFTTNHFKYPNVPIPAAYNQQVPYKVSLPLTLTMLSDTLHKDIQLIKLKMPENAKTIYNLKTDSVLKEMMLPSDNFIAEQLLLVFANQLGEELNTYKAIAYIEKNYLSDLPDKPRWVDGSGLSRRNLFTPRDMVKLLDMIYKQVNDPQRLFSMLPAGGKSGTLRNAYPKTDQPFVFGKTGTLSGVHNQSGYVLTKKGKTYIFSFMNNNFVVPASDVRREMVRIMTYIHEKF; translated from the coding sequence ATGGTTCGATCTAAGCATAAAAGTATTCAGTTAAAGAATAATAATATAAAACCCATCTTTTTTGCCGCCATAATTGGCATGGCTTTATCAATAGGGTGCTCTACAGAGAAGAGGATTTCCAAAAGCTTGACTAAGGTGTTTTCAAGTTCTCCGGTCCTTAAACAGTATTATGCAGGCTTTGCATTGTATGACATGACTGCAGATCGAATGTTGTTTGAACAACATGCTGATCAATACTTTACACCGGCGTCAAACACCAAGTTATATACTTTTTATGCCGGATTAAAAATGACCCCGGACTCTATTCCCTCCCTCAGGTATATAGAACGAGGCGATTCTCTTATCTTTTGGGGAACAGGTGATCCCTCTTTTTTGCAAAGCAAATTAAAAGGAACAAAAGCAGCAGATTTTTTAAGAAACAGCACTAAAAAGCTATTCTATGCCCCGGGTAGGTATACCGGAAATTTTTATGGAAGTGGCTGGCAGTGGGATGATTATAATGACTATTATCAGGCTGAGATCAATGAACTGCCCCTTATGGATAATTTGGTTGACATTAGGGCTAAAATTGGGAAGCTGGTTATTTCTCCGGCTGTACTTAAAGACTGCTTTGCAATGGATTCCATTTCCGAAGAAAAGACATTTAGTGTAATCCGTGATTTTACTACCAACCATTTTAAGTATCCAAATGTCCCCATTCCAGCAGCTTATAACCAGCAAGTTCCATATAAAGTAAGCCTTCCTCTTACATTAACCATGCTTTCTGATACGCTTCACAAAGACATTCAGTTAATTAAACTAAAAATGCCTGAGAATGCAAAAACCATTTATAATTTAAAAACTGACTCAGTGTTAAAGGAAATGATGTTGCCAAGCGACAATTTTATTGCAGAACAGCTGCTGCTGGTGTTCGCCAATCAACTGGGAGAAGAACTGAATACTTATAAGGCCATTGCTTATATCGAAAAGAATTACCTGTCGGATTTGCCTGATAAACCTCGTTGGGTAGATGGATCTGGCCTGTCAAGACGTAATCTATTTACGCCAAGAGACATGGTCAAATTGCTCGATATGATTTATAAACAGGTAAATGATCCGCAACGGTTATTCAGTATGCTACCGGCGGGAGGTAAAAGTGGGACACTCAGAAATGCGTACCCAAAAACAGACCAGCCCTTTGTGTTTGGTAAAACCGGCACACTTTCCGGAGTGCACAATCAAAGTGGCTATGTTCTTACCAAAAAAGGGAAAACATATATTTTTTCCTTTATGAACAACAACTTTGTGGTACCTGCCAGCGATGTGCGAAGAGAAATGGTCCGGATTATGACCTATATCCATGAAAAATTTTAA
- a CDS encoding aspartyl protease family protein has product MSRINLSTLRIYQIILMILFCTAITAQGQQFYFKGDRNKDVIPFTMVKNLIIIPLYLNEKGPFNFILDTGVGPMIITDPSLIDSIGLKVSRSIKISGLGKGNEIDAYISNDVSAQLGKAYIDEIPTAILKEDIFGLSNYLDTKIYGLLGYYFFKSFIVELRYSTKKILFKDPGSGGKIKGERVPIEISAYKPYANITIENEEHGKIEIKTLIDNGASHAISLERLHEQPFPVPPSSIKANLGVGMSGPIDGCIGRISALKIGSFTLKRVLASYPKYDDVAAKIFLRDRNGNLGADVLSRFNVVFDYADNSMYLRKNSQFTRPFEHDMSGIELYVHNDKMKRYFVSRIEPDSPAQKAGVLVDDEIVTINLAPVSTYKLNDINNLFKSANGKTIILSIMRNNELMVKVFKLKQRI; this is encoded by the coding sequence ATGAGCAGGATTAATTTAAGTACCCTTAGAATTTATCAGATTATACTGATGATTCTATTTTGTACTGCAATTACAGCTCAGGGGCAACAGTTTTATTTTAAAGGAGATCGGAATAAGGATGTCATACCTTTTACAATGGTTAAAAACCTGATTATCATTCCGCTTTATTTGAACGAAAAGGGCCCCTTTAACTTTATTTTAGATACCGGCGTTGGCCCTATGATCATTACTGATCCGAGCTTAATAGACAGTATTGGTTTAAAGGTATCACGTTCCATTAAAATATCGGGATTGGGTAAGGGCAATGAAATAGATGCTTATATCTCCAATGATGTTTCGGCACAACTGGGTAAAGCGTACATAGACGAGATTCCTACGGCGATATTAAAGGAGGACATTTTTGGGTTATCCAATTATCTGGATACAAAAATTTATGGCTTACTGGGCTATTATTTTTTCAAAAGCTTTATAGTTGAGTTACGGTATTCGACTAAAAAAATACTGTTTAAAGATCCCGGAAGTGGTGGTAAAATCAAAGGCGAAAGGGTTCCCATAGAAATCAGTGCGTATAAGCCTTATGCAAACATTACGATTGAAAATGAGGAACATGGAAAAATTGAAATCAAAACACTAATTGATAATGGCGCCAGTCATGCCATTTCCTTAGAGCGGCTCCATGAACAGCCATTCCCTGTTCCCCCATCTTCAATAAAGGCAAACCTTGGGGTAGGCATGAGTGGCCCTATAGATGGTTGTATTGGCCGTATTTCGGCATTAAAAATAGGTAGCTTTACCTTGAAAAGAGTTTTAGCCTCTTATCCCAAATATGACGATGTTGCTGCTAAAATTTTTCTTAGGGATCGCAATGGAAACCTGGGAGCAGATGTCCTGAGCCGGTTTAATGTGGTATTCGATTATGCCGACAATTCAATGTATTTAAGAAAAAACAGCCAATTTACCCGCCCTTTTGAGCATGATATGTCCGGAATTGAGTTATATGTTCATAACGATAAAATGAAGCGCTATTTCGTAAGCAGAATTGAGCCAGATTCGCCAGCACAAAAAGCCGGTGTTTTGGTTGATGACGAGATTGTTACGATAAATTTGGCCCCGGTATCAACCTATAAACTAAATGACATCAACAACCTTTTTAAGTCTGCCAATGGCAAAACAATCATTCTTTCCATTATGAGGAACAATGAATTGATGGTTAAGGTATTTAAGCTTAAACAAAGAATTTAA
- a CDS encoding cold-shock protein: MQEGTVKFFNVTKGFGFIIPANGDSEIFVHSTGLIDEIRENDKVEYDVESGKKGLNAINVKVI; this comes from the coding sequence ATGCAAGAAGGAACAGTAAAATTTTTTAATGTAACTAAAGGTTTCGGATTTATTATCCCTGCAAACGGAGATAGCGAAATTTTTGTACATTCAACAGGCCTTATCGACGAAATTCGTGAGAACGACAAAGTTGAATACGACGTTGAAAGCGGCAAAAAAGGGTTGAATGCGATTAATGTTAAAGTAATCTAG
- a CDS encoding glycerophosphodiester phosphodiesterase family protein, whose product MKHSSLIIILMVVTLNGAFAQKKTNSFKTWNKNLVIAHRGAWKKNAFPENSIASLNEAIRIGCYGSEFDVHMTSDSVLVVNHDPDFLGLPIEKSTYQELLSKKLSNGESIPTLESYLKAGMKQKTTKLILEIKPSKAGAENDKILTTKVVAMVGKLKAQPWVDYISFSYDILKKVKELQPGANVAYLAGNAPLEKLKQDGFYGADYQYGVYQKGEWFAKAKELGLTINAWTVNGAPEMKWLLDSNIDFITTNEPEMLFELIKSKK is encoded by the coding sequence ATGAAACATTCATCTTTAATCATTATCCTTATGGTAGTGACCTTAAACGGCGCATTTGCGCAGAAAAAGACAAATAGTTTTAAAACCTGGAACAAAAATTTGGTGATTGCACATCGCGGTGCCTGGAAAAAGAATGCATTTCCGGAAAATTCGATTGCATCATTAAATGAAGCTATACGAATTGGTTGTTATGGATCTGAATTTGATGTTCACATGACTTCCGACAGTGTATTGGTGGTTAATCATGATCCTGATTTTTTAGGCTTACCAATTGAAAAATCAACCTATCAGGAATTGTTGAGTAAGAAGCTATCGAATGGAGAATCTATTCCTACGCTGGAGAGCTATTTAAAGGCCGGTATGAAGCAGAAGACTACCAAGCTGATACTTGAGATCAAGCCTTCAAAAGCAGGGGCGGAAAACGACAAAATTTTAACCACTAAAGTCGTAGCTATGGTCGGAAAGTTAAAAGCACAGCCTTGGGTGGATTATATTAGCTTTAGTTACGACATCCTGAAAAAGGTTAAAGAATTACAACCAGGTGCGAATGTTGCCTACCTTGCAGGTAATGCTCCCCTGGAAAAACTTAAACAAGATGGTTTTTATGGGGCTGATTACCAATATGGAGTATATCAAAAAGGGGAGTGGTTTGCAAAAGCTAAAGAACTTGGCCTGACTATCAACGCCTGGACAGTAAATGGAGCGCCGGAGATGAAATGGCTGCTTGATAGTAACATCGATTTTATTACAACGAACGAGCCTGAAATGCTTTTTGAGTTGATCAAAAGCAAGAAATAA
- the ybeY gene encoding rRNA maturation RNase YbeY — MSKPSINFFTEDTNYTLKKKTIIKDWLKSTVVAEGYLLKELNFILCSDEYLLRINQDYLNHDTYTDVITFDNSEELKTIVGDIFISIERIKENAATFKHTTEQELCRIMVHGALHLLGYKDKTKAAKKLMTEKEDHYLSLLFNS; from the coding sequence ATGAGCAAACCGAGCATTAATTTTTTTACTGAAGACACGAATTATACCCTTAAAAAAAAGACCATCATTAAAGATTGGTTGAAATCAACTGTTGTCGCAGAAGGGTATCTGTTAAAAGAACTAAATTTCATCCTTTGCTCTGACGAGTATTTATTGCGTATAAACCAGGATTACCTTAATCATGACACCTATACTGACGTGATCACTTTTGATAACTCTGAGGAGCTTAAAACGATTGTGGGCGATATATTTATCAGCATAGAACGGATCAAAGAAAATGCAGCTACATTTAAGCATACCACCGAACAGGAGTTGTGCAGGATTATGGTTCATGGGGCGCTTCATCTTTTAGGTTATAAGGATAAAACCAAAGCTGCAAAAAAACTAATGACGGAAAAGGAAGATCACTACCTTTCCCTTTTATTCAATTCTTAA